One Neisseria sp. Marseille-Q5346 genomic region harbors:
- the trmL gene encoding tRNA (uridine(34)/cytosine(34)/5-carboxymethylaminomethyluridine(34)-2'-O)-methyltransferase TrmL, with translation MFTIVLYQPEIPPNTGNIIRLCANTGADLHLVKPLGFPLDSSKMKRAGLDYHEFAKLTVHENFEDCLKALEGRRIFALTTKGSTRPDEVSFREGDILLFGPETRGLPAEVLDSLPAGQKIRLPMMPDSRSMNLSNTVAVILFEAWRQNGFAGGV, from the coding sequence ATGTTTACCATAGTTTTGTACCAACCCGAAATCCCGCCCAATACGGGCAATATCATCCGCCTGTGCGCCAATACCGGTGCCGATTTGCACTTGGTCAAACCGCTTGGTTTCCCTCTGGATTCGTCCAAAATGAAACGTGCGGGTTTGGATTATCACGAGTTTGCCAAACTGACGGTACATGAGAATTTCGAAGACTGCCTCAAGGCTCTCGAAGGCCGCCGCATTTTCGCGCTGACCACCAAAGGCTCTACCCGCCCCGACGAAGTTTCCTTCCGCGAAGGCGATATATTGCTGTTTGGTCCCGAAACGCGCGGCCTTCCTGCCGAAGTTCTCGACAGCCTGCCTGCCGGACAAAAAATCCGCCTGCCGATGATGCCCGACAGCAGGAGCATGAATCTTTCCAATACAGTCGCCGTCATTCTGTTTGAAGCATGGCGACAAAACGGTTTTGCCGGCGGCGTATAA
- a CDS encoding septal ring lytic transglycosylase RlpA family protein, translated as MIFTKKTLLSLAAATIGVLSINAAVADSVVRVEKLHPSANRSYKVAGKRYTPLTKVSSFSQTGKASWYGNQFHGRKTSSGERYNMNALSAAHKTLPIPSYARVTNMQNGKSVIVRVNDRGPFHGNRVIDVSKAAAQQLGFINQGTANVKVEQIIPGQTAAQTIISPNNKEFFVDLKSFGTQREAQAYLNQAAQSLPSDSKVMLEKRNYEYVVKMGPFSSQERAAEAGERARHLNLASAI; from the coding sequence TTGATTTTTACTAAAAAAACCCTCCTTTCCTTAGCCGCCGCCACCATCGGCGTCCTTTCCATCAATGCCGCCGTCGCTGACAGCGTGGTTCGAGTCGAAAAACTGCATCCTTCTGCCAACCGCAGTTACAAAGTTGCCGGCAAACGCTACACGCCGCTGACCAAAGTTTCCTCTTTCAGCCAAACCGGCAAAGCCTCATGGTACGGCAATCAGTTCCACGGCCGTAAAACTTCCAGCGGCGAGCGTTACAATATGAACGCCCTCTCCGCCGCCCACAAAACCCTCCCTATTCCCAGCTACGCACGCGTGACCAATATGCAAAACGGCAAAAGCGTCATCGTCCGTGTCAACGACCGCGGCCCTTTCCACGGCAACCGCGTCATCGATGTTTCCAAAGCCGCCGCCCAACAATTGGGTTTCATCAACCAAGGCACGGCCAACGTCAAAGTTGAGCAGATCATCCCCGGCCAAACCGCCGCTCAAACCATTATCTCCCCAAACAACAAAGAATTTTTTGTTGATTTGAAATCCTTCGGTACCCAACGTGAAGCACAGGCTTATTTGAACCAAGCCGCACAAAGCCTGCCGTCAGACAGCAAAGTCATGCTTGAAAAACGCAACTACGAATACGTTGTCAAAATGGGTCCGTTCAGCAGCCAAGAACGTGCCGCCGAAGCAGGCGAACGCGCCCGTCATCTGAACCTAGCATCCGCCATCTGA